The following are from one region of the Juglans regia cultivar Chandler chromosome 10, Walnut 2.0, whole genome shotgun sequence genome:
- the LOC109022290 gene encoding uncharacterized protein LOC109022290, producing the protein MVCFCFLVDQQRKVRRSKPAAGTCSRCGSGASVADMKTATRFCHVPFYWKSWKAIICTFCGAVLRSYR; encoded by the coding sequence ATGGTCTGTTTCTGTTTTCTGGTCGATCAACAGCGGAAGGTGCGTCGGAGCAAGCCGGCGGCAGGAACCTGTTCGCGGTGCGGGAGCGGGGCAAGCGTGGCGGATATGAAGACAGCTACAAGATTTTGTCATGTGCCTTTCTATTGGAAATCCTGGAAAGCCATCATATGCACATTTTGTGGAGCCGTTCTTCGATCCTACCGATAG
- the LOC109022292 gene encoding secretory carrier-associated membrane protein 1 isoform X1 has product MSRYDSNPFDEEEVNPFADSAARGKRSGQSNHGGGSFYITNPGSVPPATSGLSPLPPEPYDRGATIDIPLDNAKDLKSKEKELQSKEAELKKREQELKRREDAIARAGIVIEEKNWPPFFPLIHHDIANEIPIHLQRTQYVAFTTYLGLVVCLLWNIVAVTTAWIKGEGPTIWFLAIIYFISGVPGAYVLWYRPLYRAMRTDSALKFGWFFLSYVVHIAFCIFAAVAPPIIFKGKSLTGILPAIDVLSGHALVGIFYFIGFAFFCLESLLSIWVIQQVYMYFRGSGKAAEMKRDAARGTMMAAL; this is encoded by the exons ATGAGTCGCTACGATTCCAATCCCTTCGACGAAGAAGAGGTCAATCCGTTCGCG GATTCGGCGGCTCGGGGGAAGCGATCAGGGCAATCAAACCATGGCGGAGGTTCATTTTATATAACA AATCCTGGAAGTGTTCCTCCCGCAACCTCAGGGCTTTCACCCCTGCCTCCTGAACCTTATGACCGTGGTGCTACAATTGATATTCCTCTTGATAATGCAAAG GATTTGAAATCAAAGGAGAAGGAGCTCCAGTCTAAAGAAGCCGAGTTGAAAAAGAGAGAACAG GAACTAAAGCGGAGGGAAGATGCTATAGCAAGAg CGGGAATTGTTATAGAGGAGAAAAATTGGCCCCCATTTTTTCCTCTTATCCATCATGACATTGCAAATGAAATACCTATCCATCTACAAAGAACTCAGTATGTTGCTTTCACAACATATTTGG GTTTGGTTGTGTGTCTCTTGTGGAATATTGTGGCAGTTACGACCGCTTGGATAAAAGGGGAAG GTCCAACAATTTGGTTTCTTGCTATCATCTACTTCATATCAGGGGTTCCTGGAGCATATGTGTTATGGTATCGGCCTCTTTATCGTGCTATGAG GACCGATAGTGCTCTGAAGTTTGGTTGGTTTTTTCTGTCTTACGTG GTACACATTGCGTTTTGCATCTTTGCTGCAGTTGCTCCTCCCATTATTTTCAAAGGGAAATCCCTCAC AGGTATTTTGCCTGCAATTGACGTGTTAAGCGGGCATGCTTTGGTGGGG ATATTCTACTTTATTGGATTTGCATTTTTTTGCCTTGAATCATTGCTCAGTATCTGGGTTATTCAG CAAGTTTACATGTATTTCCGAGGCAGTGGCAAGGCTGCTGAGATGAAGAGGGATGCAGCAAGAGGGACCATGATGGCAGCACTATGA
- the LOC109022292 gene encoding secretory carrier-associated membrane protein 1 isoform X2, protein MSRYDSNPFDEEEVNPFADSAARGKRSGQSNHGGGSFYITNPGSVPPATSGLSPLPPEPYDRGATIDIPLDNAKDLKSKEKELQSKEAELKKREQELKRREDAIARAGIVIEEKNWPPFFPLIHHDIANEIPIHLQRTQYVAFTTYLGLVVCLLWNIVAVTTAWIKGEGPTIWFLAIIYFISGVPGAYVLWYRPLYRAMRTDSALKFGWFFLSYVVHIAFCIFAAVAPPIIFKGKSLTYSTLLDLHFFALNHCSVSGLFSKFTCISEAVARLLR, encoded by the exons ATGAGTCGCTACGATTCCAATCCCTTCGACGAAGAAGAGGTCAATCCGTTCGCG GATTCGGCGGCTCGGGGGAAGCGATCAGGGCAATCAAACCATGGCGGAGGTTCATTTTATATAACA AATCCTGGAAGTGTTCCTCCCGCAACCTCAGGGCTTTCACCCCTGCCTCCTGAACCTTATGACCGTGGTGCTACAATTGATATTCCTCTTGATAATGCAAAG GATTTGAAATCAAAGGAGAAGGAGCTCCAGTCTAAAGAAGCCGAGTTGAAAAAGAGAGAACAG GAACTAAAGCGGAGGGAAGATGCTATAGCAAGAg CGGGAATTGTTATAGAGGAGAAAAATTGGCCCCCATTTTTTCCTCTTATCCATCATGACATTGCAAATGAAATACCTATCCATCTACAAAGAACTCAGTATGTTGCTTTCACAACATATTTGG GTTTGGTTGTGTGTCTCTTGTGGAATATTGTGGCAGTTACGACCGCTTGGATAAAAGGGGAAG GTCCAACAATTTGGTTTCTTGCTATCATCTACTTCATATCAGGGGTTCCTGGAGCATATGTGTTATGGTATCGGCCTCTTTATCGTGCTATGAG GACCGATAGTGCTCTGAAGTTTGGTTGGTTTTTTCTGTCTTACGTG GTACACATTGCGTTTTGCATCTTTGCTGCAGTTGCTCCTCCCATTATTTTCAAAGGGAAATCCCTCAC ATATTCTACTTTATTGGATTTGCATTTTTTTGCCTTGAATCATTGCTCAGTATCTGGGTTATTCAG CAAGTTTACATGTATTTCCGAGGCAGTGGCAAGGCTGCTGAGATGA
- the LOC118349644 gene encoding uncharacterized mitochondrial protein AtMg00310-like, producing the protein MSVFKLPKTLLNAINSVIQNLWWGQQDKEHKIHWISWKRIRQAKSKGGLGFRDLECFNTIMLSKRCWRLIQDPNPLVARVLKAKYFPSLTLQTTKVGSKPSFVWRSLMAARHVLEAGSFWRVGTGSEISIWRDKWLDLTNPRKVTNPVKNLDGNAKVAALIDPDTKRWKQ; encoded by the coding sequence ATGAGTGTTTTCAAGTTGCCAAAAACTCTACTTAATGCCATCAACAGTGTTATTCAAAATTTATGGTGGGGCCAACAAGATAAGGAGCATAAAATTCACTGGATTTCATGGAAGAGAATAAGACAAGCTAAATCAAAAGGGGGCTTGGGATTTAGGGACCTGGAATGTTTCAACACTATTATGCTATCTAAGCGATGTTGGAGACTAATCCAAGATCCTAACCCCCTAGTTGCTAGAGTGCTAAAGGCCAAATATTTCCCTTCTTTGACTCTACAAACAACGAAGGTTGGCTCTAAACCCTCCTTTGTATGGAGAAGCTTGATGGCGGCCAGGCATGTTCTTGAGGCTGGCTCCTTTTGGAGGGTAGGCACAGGGTCAGAAATTAGTATTTGGAGAGACAAATGGTTAGACCTAACTAATCCAAGGAAAGTCACCAATCCAGTTAAGAATTTAGATGGGAATGCAAAAGTTGCTGCCTTAATTGACCCTGATACGAAGAGGTGGAAACAATAA